A single Gasterosteus aculeatus chromosome 2, fGasAcu3.hap1.1, whole genome shotgun sequence DNA region contains:
- the znf512b gene encoding zinc finger protein 512B isoform X6 encodes MESPSGPRLGKLSSSGPPRGRTPKHGHPQEPVRAAAAAAGPENHGGHTGPMCDQAAEGKRKGRPKAEVQELRSIPATVAEKLSHGCPYCEAVFATKVRLQKHKLWNHPERPNVEPKDAQPKLQKAHIKSNAKKRPMENGPPSPLFFKVKKIHEGSAPSLNGELAHQKSERKLHSHGPPPQQIHQSQPVQPQSHQSQQPHHLHQPHQPHQSHQPHHPHQPHHPHQPRQPHQSQQPHQSQSTSSDGEGTDSDGDSLPASFPDEDPERMRHRRKQKTPKKFTGEQPSISGTFGLKGMTKVEEKLKAGRVKRSEGSGFSEDPQRRPAASQTSKKDPAATSSGADTHWQRAIHERGEVVCPTCSIVTRKTVQGLKKHMEICQKLQDALKCQQCHKQFRSKAGLNYHSMAEHTAKPSGSEGQTGDKHEERERLRRVLKQMGRIKCPSEGCSAHFSSLMGYQYHQNRCGSDDEKPVFLCQHCGKTYHSKAGRDYHVRTEHPPAIAATAAATTPTPANNRDLLADTNNNTGKDGVASGESPPPGRKEQSQPEKKDWTPVGPPKEKEREAGDKERDKERDKERERVKEREWVMERAPQAASQGDDFERTPSGRVRRRSAQVAVFHLQEIAEDELAKDWGTKRRIKDDLVPDSKRLNYTRPGLPNFSQELLETWKNQVKEKGFICCTNENCEAVYSSVSGLKAHLANCSQGGGELGKYTCLICQKDFSSESGVKYHISKTHSQNWFRTAASQAAAGAKAKAPENNGVKGEPRNGATGKKRGRKPKERPPVAATEASPGTPGSTPPHSPARSPAPTDAGGRSRP; translated from the exons CAGGTCCGATGTGTGATCAGGCAgcagaggggaagaggaaaGGTCGCCCTAAAGCAGAAGTGCAGGAACTGAGAAGCATCCCT GCCACCGTAGCCGAGAAGCTGAGTCATGGCTGTCCCTACTGCGAGGCGGTGTTTGCCACGAAGGTGCGCCTGCAGAAGCACAAGCTGTGGAACCACCCAGAGAGGCCGAACGTGGAGCCCAAAGACGCGCAGCCCAAGCTCCAAAAGGCCCACATCAAGTCCAACGCCAAGAAAAG GCCCATGGAGAACGGACCCCCCTCTCCCTTGTTCTTCAAAGTGAAAAAGATCCACGAGGGGTCGGCGCCCTCCCTCAATGGAGAGCTGGCCCACCAGAAGAGCGAGAGGAAACTGCACAGCCACGGCCCGCCTCCGCAGCAGATTCACCAGTCCCAGCCGGTCCAGCCTCAGTCCCACCAGTCCCAGCAGCCCCACCATCTCCATCAGCCTCACCAGCCCCACCAGTCCCACCAGCCCCACCATCCCCATCAGCCCCACCATCCCCACCAGCCTCGCCAGCCCCACCAGTCCCAGCAGCCCCACCAGTCCCAAAGCACGTCGTCCGACGGCGAGGGCACCGACAGCGATGGGGACAGCCTCCCCGCCTCCTTCCCCGACGAGGACCCGGAGCGAATGAGGCACA GACGGAAGCAGAAAACGCCGAAGAAGTTCACCGGAGAGCAGCCTTCCATATCTGGGACGTTTGGATTGAAAG GTATGACcaaggtggaggagaagctgaaggcGGGCCGCGTGAAGCGATCAGAAGGGAGCGGGTTCAGTGAGGACCCTCAGAGAAGACCTGCTGCAAGTCAGACCTCCAAGAAAGATCCAGCTGCAACCAGCTCTG GTGCCGACACCCACTGGCAGCGAGCCATCCACGAGCGGGGCGAGGTGGTGTGTCCCACCTGCTCCATCGTCACCAGGAAAACAGTCCAGGGCCTGAAGAAGCACATGGAGATCTGCCAGAAG CTCCAGGATGCCCTGAAGTGCCAGCAGTGCCACAAACAGTTCAGGTCCAAGGCCGGCCTCAACTACCACAGCATGGCCGAACACACCGCCAAG CCCTCGGGAAGCGAAGGCCAGACGGGCGACAAGCACGAGGAGCGGGAGCGGCTGCGGCGGGTCCTCAAGCAGATGGGACGGATCAAGTGTCCCAGCGAG GGTTGCTCGGCCCACTTTTCCAGCCTGATGGGCTACCAGTACCACCAGAACCGCTGTGGCTCTGACGACGAGAAGCCTGTGTTTCTGTGCCAGCACTGTGGGAAAACCTACCACTCCAAAGCCGGCAGAGACTACCACGTACGCACCGAGCACCCCCCGGCCATCGcagccaccgccgccgccacgaCCCCCACCCCCGCCAACAACAGGGACCTCCTCGCcgacaccaacaacaacacgggCAAAGACGGG GTGGCCTCTGGGGAGTCTCCGCCTCCagggaggaaggagcagagCCAGCCTGAGAAGAAGGACTGGACCCCGGTGGGCCCGCCCAAGGAGAAGGAACGAGAGGCCGGGGACAAGGAGCGGGACAAGGAGAGGGACAAGGAGAGGGAGCGGGTCAAGGAGAGGGAGTGGGTCATGGAGAGGGCGCCGCAGGCCGCCAGCCAGGGCGACGACTTTGAGCGCACGCCGAGCGGCAGGGTGAGGCGCCGGTCGGCTCAGGTGGCCGTGTTCCACCTGCAGGAGATCGCGGAGGACGAGCTGGCCAAGGACTGGGGCACCAAGCGCCGCATCAAGGACGACCTGGTGCCGGACAGCAAGAGG TTAAACTACACCCGTCCGGGCCTCCCCAACTTCAGCCAAGAGCTCCTAGAGACCTGGAAGAACCAGGTGAAGGAGAAGGGCTTCATCTGCTGCACCAACGAA AACTGTGAAGCCGTGTACTCCAGCGTGTCGGGACTGAAAGCCCACCTCGCCAACTGCAGCCAG ggTGGTGGAGAACTGGGAAAGTACACTTGTCTGATCTGTCAGAAGGACTTTAGCTCGGAGAGCGGTGTGAAGTACCACATCAGCAAGACACACTCACAG AACTGGTTCCGCACGGCCGCCAGCCAAGCGGCCGCCGGCGCCAAGGCCAAGGCGCCGGAGAACAACGGCGTCAAGGGCGAGCCGAGGAACGGCGCCACCGGCAAGAAGAGGGGCCGCAAGCCCAAAGAGCGCCCCCCCGTGGCCGCAACCGAAGCCTCGCCCGGCACTCCGGGCTCGACCCCCCCGCATTCCCCCGCGCGGAGCCCCGCCCCGACAGACGCCGGCGGGCGGAGCAGACCCTag
- the znf512b gene encoding zinc finger protein 512B isoform X2, with protein sequence MESPSGPRLGKLSSSGPPRGRTPKHGHPQEPVRAAAAAAGPENHGGHSPMCDQAAEGKRKGRPKAEVQELRSIPAHMIVQWKEEFKRRSRVKCPRSGCWLEFPSIYGVKYHYQRCQGATVAEKLSHGCPYCEAVFATKVRLQKHKLWNHPERPNVEPKDAQPKLQKAHIKSNAKKRPMENGPPSPLFFKVKKIHEGSAPSLNGELAHQKSERKLHSHGPPPQQIHQSQPVQPQSHQSQQPHHLHQPHQPHQSHQPHHPHQPHHPHQPRQPHQSQQPHQSQSTSSDGEGTDSDGDSLPASFPDEDPERMRHRRKQKTPKKFTGEQPSISGTFGLKGMTKVEEKLKAGRVKRSEGSGFSEDPQRRPAASQTSKKDPAATSSGADTHWQRAIHERGEVVCPTCSIVTRKTVQGLKKHMEICQKLQDALKCQQCHKQFRSKAGLNYHSMAEHTAKPSGSEGQTGDKHEERERLRRVLKQMGRIKCPSEGCSAHFSSLMGYQYHQNRCGSDDEKPVFLCQHCGKTYHSKAGRDYHVRTEHPPAIAATAAATTPTPANNRDLLADTNNNTGKDGVASGESPPPGRKEQSQPEKKDWTPVGPPKEKEREAGDKERDKERDKERERVKEREWVMERAPQAASQGDDFERTPSGRVRRRSAQVAVFHLQEIAEDELAKDWGTKRRIKDDLVPDSKRLNYTRPGLPNFSQELLETWKNQVKEKGFICCTNENCEAVYSSVSGLKAHLANCSQGGGELGKYTCLICQKDFSSESGVKYHISKTHSQNWFRTAASQAAAGAKAKAPENNGVKGEPRNGATGKKRGRKPKERPPVAATEASPGTPGSTPPHSPARSPAPTDAGGRSRP encoded by the exons GTCCGATGTGTGATCAGGCAgcagaggggaagaggaaaGGTCGCCCTAAAGCAGAAGTGCAGGAACTGAGAAGCATCCCT GCCCATATGATAGTACAATGGAAGGAGGAGTTTAAGCGCCGCTCCAGAGTTAAGTGTCCGCGTTCGGGCTGCTGGTTAGAGTTCCCCAGCATCTATGGCGTCAAGTACCACTATCAACGCTGCCAGGGG GCCACCGTAGCCGAGAAGCTGAGTCATGGCTGTCCCTACTGCGAGGCGGTGTTTGCCACGAAGGTGCGCCTGCAGAAGCACAAGCTGTGGAACCACCCAGAGAGGCCGAACGTGGAGCCCAAAGACGCGCAGCCCAAGCTCCAAAAGGCCCACATCAAGTCCAACGCCAAGAAAAG GCCCATGGAGAACGGACCCCCCTCTCCCTTGTTCTTCAAAGTGAAAAAGATCCACGAGGGGTCGGCGCCCTCCCTCAATGGAGAGCTGGCCCACCAGAAGAGCGAGAGGAAACTGCACAGCCACGGCCCGCCTCCGCAGCAGATTCACCAGTCCCAGCCGGTCCAGCCTCAGTCCCACCAGTCCCAGCAGCCCCACCATCTCCATCAGCCTCACCAGCCCCACCAGTCCCACCAGCCCCACCATCCCCATCAGCCCCACCATCCCCACCAGCCTCGCCAGCCCCACCAGTCCCAGCAGCCCCACCAGTCCCAAAGCACGTCGTCCGACGGCGAGGGCACCGACAGCGATGGGGACAGCCTCCCCGCCTCCTTCCCCGACGAGGACCCGGAGCGAATGAGGCACA GACGGAAGCAGAAAACGCCGAAGAAGTTCACCGGAGAGCAGCCTTCCATATCTGGGACGTTTGGATTGAAAG GTATGACcaaggtggaggagaagctgaaggcGGGCCGCGTGAAGCGATCAGAAGGGAGCGGGTTCAGTGAGGACCCTCAGAGAAGACCTGCTGCAAGTCAGACCTCCAAGAAAGATCCAGCTGCAACCAGCTCTG GTGCCGACACCCACTGGCAGCGAGCCATCCACGAGCGGGGCGAGGTGGTGTGTCCCACCTGCTCCATCGTCACCAGGAAAACAGTCCAGGGCCTGAAGAAGCACATGGAGATCTGCCAGAAG CTCCAGGATGCCCTGAAGTGCCAGCAGTGCCACAAACAGTTCAGGTCCAAGGCCGGCCTCAACTACCACAGCATGGCCGAACACACCGCCAAG CCCTCGGGAAGCGAAGGCCAGACGGGCGACAAGCACGAGGAGCGGGAGCGGCTGCGGCGGGTCCTCAAGCAGATGGGACGGATCAAGTGTCCCAGCGAG GGTTGCTCGGCCCACTTTTCCAGCCTGATGGGCTACCAGTACCACCAGAACCGCTGTGGCTCTGACGACGAGAAGCCTGTGTTTCTGTGCCAGCACTGTGGGAAAACCTACCACTCCAAAGCCGGCAGAGACTACCACGTACGCACCGAGCACCCCCCGGCCATCGcagccaccgccgccgccacgaCCCCCACCCCCGCCAACAACAGGGACCTCCTCGCcgacaccaacaacaacacgggCAAAGACGGG GTGGCCTCTGGGGAGTCTCCGCCTCCagggaggaaggagcagagCCAGCCTGAGAAGAAGGACTGGACCCCGGTGGGCCCGCCCAAGGAGAAGGAACGAGAGGCCGGGGACAAGGAGCGGGACAAGGAGAGGGACAAGGAGAGGGAGCGGGTCAAGGAGAGGGAGTGGGTCATGGAGAGGGCGCCGCAGGCCGCCAGCCAGGGCGACGACTTTGAGCGCACGCCGAGCGGCAGGGTGAGGCGCCGGTCGGCTCAGGTGGCCGTGTTCCACCTGCAGGAGATCGCGGAGGACGAGCTGGCCAAGGACTGGGGCACCAAGCGCCGCATCAAGGACGACCTGGTGCCGGACAGCAAGAGG TTAAACTACACCCGTCCGGGCCTCCCCAACTTCAGCCAAGAGCTCCTAGAGACCTGGAAGAACCAGGTGAAGGAGAAGGGCTTCATCTGCTGCACCAACGAA AACTGTGAAGCCGTGTACTCCAGCGTGTCGGGACTGAAAGCCCACCTCGCCAACTGCAGCCAG ggTGGTGGAGAACTGGGAAAGTACACTTGTCTGATCTGTCAGAAGGACTTTAGCTCGGAGAGCGGTGTGAAGTACCACATCAGCAAGACACACTCACAG AACTGGTTCCGCACGGCCGCCAGCCAAGCGGCCGCCGGCGCCAAGGCCAAGGCGCCGGAGAACAACGGCGTCAAGGGCGAGCCGAGGAACGGCGCCACCGGCAAGAAGAGGGGCCGCAAGCCCAAAGAGCGCCCCCCCGTGGCCGCAACCGAAGCCTCGCCCGGCACTCCGGGCTCGACCCCCCCGCATTCCCCCGCGCGGAGCCCCGCCCCGACAGACGCCGGCGGGCGGAGCAGACCCTag
- the znf512b gene encoding zinc finger protein 512B isoform X7 has product MESPSGPRLGKLSSSGPPRGRTPKHGHPQEPVRAAAAAAGPENHGGHSPMCDQAAEGKRKGRPKAEVQELRSIPATVAEKLSHGCPYCEAVFATKVRLQKHKLWNHPERPNVEPKDAQPKLQKAHIKSNAKKRPMENGPPSPLFFKVKKIHEGSAPSLNGELAHQKSERKLHSHGPPPQQIHQSQPVQPQSHQSQQPHHLHQPHQPHQSHQPHHPHQPHHPHQPRQPHQSQQPHQSQSTSSDGEGTDSDGDSLPASFPDEDPERMRHRRKQKTPKKFTGEQPSISGTFGLKGMTKVEEKLKAGRVKRSEGSGFSEDPQRRPAASQTSKKDPAATSSGADTHWQRAIHERGEVVCPTCSIVTRKTVQGLKKHMEICQKLQDALKCQQCHKQFRSKAGLNYHSMAEHTAKPSGSEGQTGDKHEERERLRRVLKQMGRIKCPSEGCSAHFSSLMGYQYHQNRCGSDDEKPVFLCQHCGKTYHSKAGRDYHVRTEHPPAIAATAAATTPTPANNRDLLADTNNNTGKDGVASGESPPPGRKEQSQPEKKDWTPVGPPKEKEREAGDKERDKERDKERERVKEREWVMERAPQAASQGDDFERTPSGRVRRRSAQVAVFHLQEIAEDELAKDWGTKRRIKDDLVPDSKRLNYTRPGLPNFSQELLETWKNQVKEKGFICCTNENCEAVYSSVSGLKAHLANCSQGGGELGKYTCLICQKDFSSESGVKYHISKTHSQNWFRTAASQAAAGAKAKAPENNGVKGEPRNGATGKKRGRKPKERPPVAATEASPGTPGSTPPHSPARSPAPTDAGGRSRP; this is encoded by the exons GTCCGATGTGTGATCAGGCAgcagaggggaagaggaaaGGTCGCCCTAAAGCAGAAGTGCAGGAACTGAGAAGCATCCCT GCCACCGTAGCCGAGAAGCTGAGTCATGGCTGTCCCTACTGCGAGGCGGTGTTTGCCACGAAGGTGCGCCTGCAGAAGCACAAGCTGTGGAACCACCCAGAGAGGCCGAACGTGGAGCCCAAAGACGCGCAGCCCAAGCTCCAAAAGGCCCACATCAAGTCCAACGCCAAGAAAAG GCCCATGGAGAACGGACCCCCCTCTCCCTTGTTCTTCAAAGTGAAAAAGATCCACGAGGGGTCGGCGCCCTCCCTCAATGGAGAGCTGGCCCACCAGAAGAGCGAGAGGAAACTGCACAGCCACGGCCCGCCTCCGCAGCAGATTCACCAGTCCCAGCCGGTCCAGCCTCAGTCCCACCAGTCCCAGCAGCCCCACCATCTCCATCAGCCTCACCAGCCCCACCAGTCCCACCAGCCCCACCATCCCCATCAGCCCCACCATCCCCACCAGCCTCGCCAGCCCCACCAGTCCCAGCAGCCCCACCAGTCCCAAAGCACGTCGTCCGACGGCGAGGGCACCGACAGCGATGGGGACAGCCTCCCCGCCTCCTTCCCCGACGAGGACCCGGAGCGAATGAGGCACA GACGGAAGCAGAAAACGCCGAAGAAGTTCACCGGAGAGCAGCCTTCCATATCTGGGACGTTTGGATTGAAAG GTATGACcaaggtggaggagaagctgaaggcGGGCCGCGTGAAGCGATCAGAAGGGAGCGGGTTCAGTGAGGACCCTCAGAGAAGACCTGCTGCAAGTCAGACCTCCAAGAAAGATCCAGCTGCAACCAGCTCTG GTGCCGACACCCACTGGCAGCGAGCCATCCACGAGCGGGGCGAGGTGGTGTGTCCCACCTGCTCCATCGTCACCAGGAAAACAGTCCAGGGCCTGAAGAAGCACATGGAGATCTGCCAGAAG CTCCAGGATGCCCTGAAGTGCCAGCAGTGCCACAAACAGTTCAGGTCCAAGGCCGGCCTCAACTACCACAGCATGGCCGAACACACCGCCAAG CCCTCGGGAAGCGAAGGCCAGACGGGCGACAAGCACGAGGAGCGGGAGCGGCTGCGGCGGGTCCTCAAGCAGATGGGACGGATCAAGTGTCCCAGCGAG GGTTGCTCGGCCCACTTTTCCAGCCTGATGGGCTACCAGTACCACCAGAACCGCTGTGGCTCTGACGACGAGAAGCCTGTGTTTCTGTGCCAGCACTGTGGGAAAACCTACCACTCCAAAGCCGGCAGAGACTACCACGTACGCACCGAGCACCCCCCGGCCATCGcagccaccgccgccgccacgaCCCCCACCCCCGCCAACAACAGGGACCTCCTCGCcgacaccaacaacaacacgggCAAAGACGGG GTGGCCTCTGGGGAGTCTCCGCCTCCagggaggaaggagcagagCCAGCCTGAGAAGAAGGACTGGACCCCGGTGGGCCCGCCCAAGGAGAAGGAACGAGAGGCCGGGGACAAGGAGCGGGACAAGGAGAGGGACAAGGAGAGGGAGCGGGTCAAGGAGAGGGAGTGGGTCATGGAGAGGGCGCCGCAGGCCGCCAGCCAGGGCGACGACTTTGAGCGCACGCCGAGCGGCAGGGTGAGGCGCCGGTCGGCTCAGGTGGCCGTGTTCCACCTGCAGGAGATCGCGGAGGACGAGCTGGCCAAGGACTGGGGCACCAAGCGCCGCATCAAGGACGACCTGGTGCCGGACAGCAAGAGG TTAAACTACACCCGTCCGGGCCTCCCCAACTTCAGCCAAGAGCTCCTAGAGACCTGGAAGAACCAGGTGAAGGAGAAGGGCTTCATCTGCTGCACCAACGAA AACTGTGAAGCCGTGTACTCCAGCGTGTCGGGACTGAAAGCCCACCTCGCCAACTGCAGCCAG ggTGGTGGAGAACTGGGAAAGTACACTTGTCTGATCTGTCAGAAGGACTTTAGCTCGGAGAGCGGTGTGAAGTACCACATCAGCAAGACACACTCACAG AACTGGTTCCGCACGGCCGCCAGCCAAGCGGCCGCCGGCGCCAAGGCCAAGGCGCCGGAGAACAACGGCGTCAAGGGCGAGCCGAGGAACGGCGCCACCGGCAAGAAGAGGGGCCGCAAGCCCAAAGAGCGCCCCCCCGTGGCCGCAACCGAAGCCTCGCCCGGCACTCCGGGCTCGACCCCCCCGCATTCCCCCGCGCGGAGCCCCGCCCCGACAGACGCCGGCGGGCGGAGCAGACCCTag
- the znf512b gene encoding zinc finger protein 512B isoform X3, with amino-acid sequence MESPSGPRLGKLSSSGPPRGRTPKHGHPQEPVRAAAAAAGPENHGGHTGPMCDQAAEGKRKGRPKAEVQELRSIPAHMIVQWKEEFKRRSRVKCPRSGCWLEFPSIYGVKYHYQRCQGATVAEKLSHGCPYCEAVFATKVRLQKHKLWNHPERPNVEPKDAQPKLQKAHIKSNAKKRPMENGPPSPLFFKVKKIHEGSAPSLNGELAHQKSERKLHSHGPPPQQIHQSQPVQPQSHQSQQPHHLHQPHQPHQSHQPHHPHQPHHPHQPRQPHQSQQPHQSQSTSSDGEGTDSDGDSLPASFPDEDPERMRHRRKQKTPKKFTGEQPSISGTFGLKGMTKVEEKLKAGRVKRSEGSGFSEDPQRRPAASQTSKKDPAATSSGADTHWQRAIHERGEVVCPTCSIVTRKTVQGLKKHMEICQKLQDALKCQQCHKQFRSKAGLNYHSMAEHTAKPSGSEGQTGDKHEERERLRRVLKQMGRIKCPSEHCGKTYHSKAGRDYHVRTEHPPAIAATAAATTPTPANNRDLLADTNNNTGKDGVASGESPPPGRKEQSQPEKKDWTPVGPPKEKEREAGDKERDKERDKERERVKEREWVMERAPQAASQGDDFERTPSGRVRRRSAQVAVFHLQEIAEDELAKDWGTKRRIKDDLVPDSKRLNYTRPGLPNFSQELLETWKNQVKEKGFICCTNENCEAVYSSVSGLKAHLANCSQGGGELGKYTCLICQKDFSSESGVKYHISKTHSQNWFRTAASQAAAGAKAKAPENNGVKGEPRNGATGKKRGRKPKERPPVAATEASPGTPGSTPPHSPARSPAPTDAGGRSRP; translated from the exons CAGGTCCGATGTGTGATCAGGCAgcagaggggaagaggaaaGGTCGCCCTAAAGCAGAAGTGCAGGAACTGAGAAGCATCCCT GCCCATATGATAGTACAATGGAAGGAGGAGTTTAAGCGCCGCTCCAGAGTTAAGTGTCCGCGTTCGGGCTGCTGGTTAGAGTTCCCCAGCATCTATGGCGTCAAGTACCACTATCAACGCTGCCAGGGG GCCACCGTAGCCGAGAAGCTGAGTCATGGCTGTCCCTACTGCGAGGCGGTGTTTGCCACGAAGGTGCGCCTGCAGAAGCACAAGCTGTGGAACCACCCAGAGAGGCCGAACGTGGAGCCCAAAGACGCGCAGCCCAAGCTCCAAAAGGCCCACATCAAGTCCAACGCCAAGAAAAG GCCCATGGAGAACGGACCCCCCTCTCCCTTGTTCTTCAAAGTGAAAAAGATCCACGAGGGGTCGGCGCCCTCCCTCAATGGAGAGCTGGCCCACCAGAAGAGCGAGAGGAAACTGCACAGCCACGGCCCGCCTCCGCAGCAGATTCACCAGTCCCAGCCGGTCCAGCCTCAGTCCCACCAGTCCCAGCAGCCCCACCATCTCCATCAGCCTCACCAGCCCCACCAGTCCCACCAGCCCCACCATCCCCATCAGCCCCACCATCCCCACCAGCCTCGCCAGCCCCACCAGTCCCAGCAGCCCCACCAGTCCCAAAGCACGTCGTCCGACGGCGAGGGCACCGACAGCGATGGGGACAGCCTCCCCGCCTCCTTCCCCGACGAGGACCCGGAGCGAATGAGGCACA GACGGAAGCAGAAAACGCCGAAGAAGTTCACCGGAGAGCAGCCTTCCATATCTGGGACGTTTGGATTGAAAG GTATGACcaaggtggaggagaagctgaaggcGGGCCGCGTGAAGCGATCAGAAGGGAGCGGGTTCAGTGAGGACCCTCAGAGAAGACCTGCTGCAAGTCAGACCTCCAAGAAAGATCCAGCTGCAACCAGCTCTG GTGCCGACACCCACTGGCAGCGAGCCATCCACGAGCGGGGCGAGGTGGTGTGTCCCACCTGCTCCATCGTCACCAGGAAAACAGTCCAGGGCCTGAAGAAGCACATGGAGATCTGCCAGAAG CTCCAGGATGCCCTGAAGTGCCAGCAGTGCCACAAACAGTTCAGGTCCAAGGCCGGCCTCAACTACCACAGCATGGCCGAACACACCGCCAAG CCCTCGGGAAGCGAAGGCCAGACGGGCGACAAGCACGAGGAGCGGGAGCGGCTGCGGCGGGTCCTCAAGCAGATGGGACGGATCAAGTGTCCCAGCGAG CACTGTGGGAAAACCTACCACTCCAAAGCCGGCAGAGACTACCACGTACGCACCGAGCACCCCCCGGCCATCGcagccaccgccgccgccacgaCCCCCACCCCCGCCAACAACAGGGACCTCCTCGCcgacaccaacaacaacacgggCAAAGACGGG GTGGCCTCTGGGGAGTCTCCGCCTCCagggaggaaggagcagagCCAGCCTGAGAAGAAGGACTGGACCCCGGTGGGCCCGCCCAAGGAGAAGGAACGAGAGGCCGGGGACAAGGAGCGGGACAAGGAGAGGGACAAGGAGAGGGAGCGGGTCAAGGAGAGGGAGTGGGTCATGGAGAGGGCGCCGCAGGCCGCCAGCCAGGGCGACGACTTTGAGCGCACGCCGAGCGGCAGGGTGAGGCGCCGGTCGGCTCAGGTGGCCGTGTTCCACCTGCAGGAGATCGCGGAGGACGAGCTGGCCAAGGACTGGGGCACCAAGCGCCGCATCAAGGACGACCTGGTGCCGGACAGCAAGAGG TTAAACTACACCCGTCCGGGCCTCCCCAACTTCAGCCAAGAGCTCCTAGAGACCTGGAAGAACCAGGTGAAGGAGAAGGGCTTCATCTGCTGCACCAACGAA AACTGTGAAGCCGTGTACTCCAGCGTGTCGGGACTGAAAGCCCACCTCGCCAACTGCAGCCAG ggTGGTGGAGAACTGGGAAAGTACACTTGTCTGATCTGTCAGAAGGACTTTAGCTCGGAGAGCGGTGTGAAGTACCACATCAGCAAGACACACTCACAG AACTGGTTCCGCACGGCCGCCAGCCAAGCGGCCGCCGGCGCCAAGGCCAAGGCGCCGGAGAACAACGGCGTCAAGGGCGAGCCGAGGAACGGCGCCACCGGCAAGAAGAGGGGCCGCAAGCCCAAAGAGCGCCCCCCCGTGGCCGCAACCGAAGCCTCGCCCGGCACTCCGGGCTCGACCCCCCCGCATTCCCCCGCGCGGAGCCCCGCCCCGACAGACGCCGGCGGGCGGAGCAGACCCTag